In uncultured Cohaesibacter sp., a genomic segment contains:
- a CDS encoding bifunctional helix-turn-helix transcriptional regulator/GNAT family N-acetyltransferase has translation MHVKESLVKDIRTSSRQLVRRWGVLAKHVAGTDYSLSAVHAVLEIGHSDGMTSKDLSEALILEKSTVSRLVKSLVEQDLVRKIDDDSDRRKQGLSLSTKGKTLFDLINLHANEQVRDALESVHMDEVEQIACGLRLYADALALKGERQPTQELRIETGYRPGLIGQIASLHSQFYFDLVGFGAVFEAIVASGMSEFIGRLDKPCNEFWHLSEHGRFLASIALDGEDLGNNAAHLRWFIVDDCLRGKGAGRKILESALTFADAQGFDETHLSTFKGLDAARHLYESTGFELVEEKPDTTWGTEVIEQQFVRKRP, from the coding sequence ATGCACGTCAAGGAAAGCCTGGTTAAGGACATTCGCACTTCTTCCCGCCAACTGGTTCGCCGCTGGGGCGTTTTGGCAAAGCACGTGGCAGGCACCGACTATTCGCTCAGTGCCGTGCATGCCGTGCTGGAGATCGGACACTCCGACGGCATGACCTCCAAGGACCTTTCGGAAGCCCTTATTCTGGAGAAGTCGACGGTCAGTCGGCTGGTCAAAAGCCTCGTTGAACAGGATCTGGTGCGAAAGATAGATGATGACAGCGACAGACGCAAGCAGGGGCTTTCATTGAGTACAAAGGGCAAGACGCTGTTCGATCTGATCAATCTTCACGCCAACGAACAGGTTAGAGACGCGCTTGAATCAGTTCACATGGATGAAGTGGAACAGATTGCCTGCGGGCTTCGACTCTATGCCGATGCGCTTGCGCTCAAGGGCGAACGCCAGCCGACACAGGAACTCCGGATCGAGACAGGCTATCGTCCCGGTCTGATCGGACAGATTGCCTCTCTGCATTCGCAGTTCTATTTCGATCTGGTCGGCTTCGGTGCGGTTTTTGAGGCCATCGTTGCCAGCGGGATGAGCGAGTTCATCGGACGGCTTGACAAGCCGTGCAACGAATTCTGGCACCTCAGTGAGCACGGGCGGTTTCTGGCCAGCATTGCGCTGGACGGCGAAGACCTTGGCAACAATGCTGCTCACCTCAGATGGTTCATCGTTGACGACTGCCTGAGGGGCAAGGGCGCAGGACGAAAGATACTCGAAAGCGCCCTCACATTCGCTGACGCCCAAGGCTTTGACGAGACGCACCTCTCCACCTTCAAGGGGCTTGACGCCGCACGGCATCTCTATGAATCAACGGGCTTTGAACTGGTCGAGGAAAAGCCGGACACCACCTGGGGCACAGAGGTGATCGAGCAGCAGTTCGTTCGCAAACGGCCATGA
- the recJ gene encoding single-stranded-DNA-specific exonuclease RecJ, producing the protein MHPDNASSKSYLGISNSAKERRWVESLDLRGVEMANAIAQGQDIPDIVARVMVARGLDVDTAAHYLDPSIKHLMPDPSTLTDMDIAADRIAKAIQRREKIAIFGDYDVDGATSSSLMKLFLRHCGCDASIYIPDRIFEGYGPNPDAMDRLIDEGHTLILTLDCGSTSFDALQRAAERQTDVVVIDHHQVGEELPVSVALVNPNRQDDLSQLGHLAAVGVTFMTLVAINRQLRQSGFYGKGCPPPDLLGWLDLVALGTVCDVVPLIGLNRAFVVKGLMVIRSNHNLGLNALLAVSRVSGPVSPYHLGFMLGPRINAGGRIGDAALGARLLTCTDPSEAEHIASELERLNKERQALEQIMLEDAITQAERQLLEDPECAGLVTFSSEWHAGIVGLLASRLKERFRRPAFAIAIGDDGKGTGSGRSISGSDLGAAVRAAHAEGLLLKGGGHAMAAGLTIEPDRIRDFRHFLHERLRSQVEEARASDELKIDAALTANGATEELVTTLEKAGPYGAGNPEPIFVFPAHKVSFADVVGQGGHIRCTISNSSGGKLKAICFRASEEPIGKLLLDNRGNSLHIAGSLALNYWQGRPSVQLRIVDAAEIKGP; encoded by the coding sequence ATGCACCCCGACAACGCCTCCTCCAAAAGCTATCTTGGTATCTCCAATTCCGCCAAGGAGCGTCGCTGGGTCGAAAGCCTTGATCTGCGCGGCGTAGAGATGGCCAATGCCATTGCGCAGGGGCAGGACATTCCCGACATCGTCGCCCGAGTGATGGTCGCCCGTGGCCTCGACGTGGACACAGCCGCGCATTATCTAGACCCGAGCATCAAGCATCTGATGCCAGATCCATCCACCCTCACAGACATGGACATTGCGGCAGACCGCATAGCAAAAGCCATTCAGCGCCGCGAAAAGATCGCCATTTTCGGCGACTATGACGTCGACGGCGCCACCTCAAGTTCGTTGATGAAGCTGTTCCTGCGCCATTGCGGCTGTGACGCCTCGATTTATATTCCCGACCGGATCTTCGAAGGCTATGGCCCCAATCCCGATGCCATGGATCGTCTGATCGATGAAGGCCACACGCTCATTCTGACGCTCGACTGCGGCTCGACATCCTTCGACGCACTCCAGCGCGCCGCTGAACGCCAAACCGATGTCGTTGTCATCGATCACCATCAGGTAGGCGAAGAGCTGCCCGTCTCGGTCGCGCTCGTCAACCCGAACCGACAGGATGACCTGAGCCAGCTGGGCCATTTGGCCGCCGTGGGCGTCACCTTCATGACGCTTGTTGCGATCAATCGGCAGCTGCGGCAATCCGGCTTTTACGGCAAGGGCTGCCCGCCGCCCGATCTTCTTGGCTGGCTGGATCTTGTGGCCCTTGGAACCGTCTGTGACGTCGTGCCTCTCATTGGGCTCAACCGGGCGTTTGTCGTCAAGGGACTGATGGTGATCCGGTCGAACCACAATCTCGGCCTCAACGCCTTGCTTGCTGTCTCTCGTGTTTCCGGGCCGGTCAGCCCCTATCATCTCGGCTTCATGCTTGGCCCTCGGATCAATGCGGGCGGACGCATTGGCGATGCGGCTCTTGGCGCACGCCTTCTGACCTGCACGGACCCATCGGAAGCCGAACACATCGCGTCTGAGCTGGAGCGCCTCAACAAGGAACGGCAGGCTCTGGAGCAGATCATGCTGGAGGATGCGATAACTCAGGCCGAGCGACAATTGCTGGAAGACCCGGAGTGTGCCGGACTGGTCACTTTCAGTTCCGAATGGCATGCCGGGATCGTCGGCCTGCTTGCCTCGCGCCTCAAGGAACGATTCCGGCGGCCAGCCTTTGCCATCGCTATCGGCGATGATGGCAAGGGCACCGGATCTGGTCGCTCCATTTCCGGTTCCGACCTTGGCGCCGCCGTGCGTGCGGCCCACGCTGAAGGGTTGTTGCTGAAAGGTGGCGGCCACGCCATGGCAGCAGGGCTGACAATTGAACCGGACAGAATCCGCGACTTTCGCCACTTCCTGCATGAACGGCTGAGGTCTCAGGTGGAAGAAGCGCGCGCCAGCGACGAATTGAAAATCGACGCCGCGCTTACGGCCAACGGCGCAACAGAAGAGCTCGTGACCACCCTGGAAAAGGCCGGCCCTTATGGCGCAGGCAACCCTGAACCGATCTTCGTCTTTCCGGCTCACAAGGTTTCCTTTGCCGATGTCGTCGGGCAGGGGGGACACATCCGCTGCACCATATCAAACAGCTCGGGTGGCAAGCTGAAAGCCATCTGCTTCAGGGCTTCGGAAGAGCCCATAGGAAAGCTTCTGCTCGATAACAGGGGCAACAGCCTGCACATTGCCGGTAGCCTTGCCCTGAACTATTGGCAGGGGCGTCCATCGGTTCAACTGCGTATTGTTGATGCAGCAGAGATAAAGGGCCCCTGA